The Corallococcus caeni genomic interval GGGCAGTGAGCGCTACGCGGAGGAGCACGGCAGCTTCGGGCTGGCCACGCTGCGCGCGCGGCACGTGAAGGTGCAGGGCGACACGGTGGTGTTCGACTACCCGGGCAAGTCCGGCGTGCGGCAGCACCGCGAGCTCAAGGACCGGCGCGTGGCGACGCTCGTGCGGCAGCTGTTGAAGGTGCGCGGGCGGGACGTCTTCAAGTTCGTGCTCGACGACGGCGCGGTGGTGGACGTGCGGCGCCGGCACATCAACGAATACATCCAGCAGGTGATGGGCCCGGGCTACAGCGCGAAGGACTTCCGCACCTGGGCGGGCACGCTCATCTGCGCGTGCGCGCTGGCGAAGGCCCGCGAGCGCGTGAAGGAAGACGGCGCCGGCGGTCCGGTGAAGAAGACCGTGCTCAAGAAGAGCATGGTGGCCGCGGTGCGAGAGGCCTCCGAGCAGTTGGGCAACACGCCCGCCGTCGCGAAGGCGTCATACATCTACCCGTCCGTGCTCGTCCTCTTCGAGCGGGGCCAGGTGGTGGACCGCTACTTCCACTCCGTGGACGAGCTGGCGGCGAGCGCCGGCGAGGGCATGCACTGCTCGGAGAAGGCGCTGCTGCACATGCTGGGCAAGTCGAAGGGCGGCATGAAGCAGGCGTCCGTGTAAAAGTCACGCGGAGGAGGCATTTTCTGGCACCGTTCCTCGGCCCCACTCGCGCGATGATCCTTCAATGGCTGAGCGCTCGCGGCGCGGAGCAGCGACTGCCCCTGCACCTGGGGAACGGCAATCCGACCGCCATCATCTCCGTGAAGGAGGGACAGTGGCGGCTGGAGCCGCTGGTCCTCGACGCGGCCGAGAACGACCGCAGGTATCAGGCCGCCATGCGGGACACGGGCATGTGGATGCCCGAGATGGGGTGGCCCAGTCTGAAGCCAGGGGACCCGGTCATCACCGCGGACTCGCGCGAGGCCTTCGTCGCGAAGCTGGAAGCGCTGACGTGGACGTACGGCCGGCTCAAGTAGCGCCGCGCCTGCTCCCATGCCTGGAGGGCGCCCTCGTCGGGGTTGACGCCCTGGAGCGTGCCCCGGTGCTATGAACGTCCGGCCCGTGCCCGAGTACGTCACCCACCGCGACGCCCTGCCCCGCACCGAGCTGGAGTCCCTCGCGGACGCCCTGCTCGGCTCCCGCTTCGTCGCGCGCAGCCCGCTGATGGGGACGTTCCGCGCCAGTCGCGGCTTCGCGTTCATCTT includes:
- a CDS encoding DNA topoisomerase IB; translation: MTQLERLRQEGHRRLGTMKRGFRYVDAKGRPVSHAERERIDALRLPPAWTDVAISPKASARLQAVGRDGAGRWQYRYSEAHTQKQRDAKYQRIVGFAQALPKMRRQVSKDLRKRGLGRERVLAGMLRILGTCFIRPGSERYAEEHGSFGLATLRARHVKVQGDTVVFDYPGKSGVRQHRELKDRRVATLVRQLLKVRGRDVFKFVLDDGAVVDVRRRHINEYIQQVMGPGYSAKDFRTWAGTLICACALAKARERVKEDGAGGPVKKTVLKKSMVAAVREASEQLGNTPAVAKASYIYPSVLVLFERGQVVDRYFHSVDELAASAGEGMHCSEKALLHMLGKSKGGMKQASV